A stretch of the Notamacropus eugenii isolate mMacEug1 chromosome 2, mMacEug1.pri_v2, whole genome shotgun sequence genome encodes the following:
- the ABI3 gene encoding ABI gene family member 3 isoform X2 has product MTELQQLLEFEIPEGQEALRSNHSSLLRVADYCESNYVQATEKRKALDETMAFTTQALASVAYQINNLAGHLLRMLDLQDSRLRQVEANVRTLDQMVNMHMEKVGRREIGTLAVFQRLPTNQKIISPENLPVMEPYYRKPLNFACLDDVGHGIKDLSTQLSRTGTLSRKSIKAAVAPTSGTLGRIPRVPEPVHLPVILDDKVSAASSLTSTSTEGICGFPVANVLAMPQAPPLPGSISPSTEALEKSLPEELSTPQLASDLPPPLDLPPPLETDELMLPPPPPPDFDLEEPTWAPAQYLEKVVTLYPYTCQKDNELSFDVGTTICVTRRYSDGWCEGVTSEGSGFFPGNYVEPSC; this is encoded by the exons ATGACTGAACTGCAACAGCTCCTGGAGTTTGAAATCCCCGAGGGCCAGGAGGCCCTCCGAAGCAACCACAGCAGCCTCCTCAGAGTTGCTGACTACTGTGAAAGCAACTATGTTCAG GCCACAGAGAAGAGGAAAGCCCTGGATGAAACCATGGCCTTTACCACTCAGGCCCTGGCCAGTGTAGCCTACCAGATCAACAACTTAGCTGGCCATCTGCTGAGAATGCTGGATCTCCAAGATTCGAGGCTGAGGCAGGTGGAGGCCAATGTGCGCACACTGGACCAG ATGGTGAACATGCACATGGAGAAGGTTGGCCGAAGGGAGATCGGAACATTGGCCGTGTTCCAGCGGCTGCCGACAAACCAGAAGATCATCTCCCCAGAGAACCTGCCTGTGATGGAGCCCTACTATAGGAAACCTCTCAACTTTGCTTGCCTGGATGATGTTGGGCATGGGATCAAG gATCTGAGCACTCAACTGTCTAGAACTGGGACACTTTCCCGAAAGAGCATCAAGGCTGCAGTTGCCCCTACCTCAGGAACACTGGG TCGGATCCCCAGAGTCCCTGAACCTGTACACCTCCCAGTCATTCTTGATGACAAAGTCTCTGCAGCCTCCTCTCTAACCTCTACCAG CACTGAAGGCATCTGTGGATTCCCTGTGGCCAATGTGCTAGCAATGCCCCAAGCCCCACCACTCCCTGGCTCCATTTCTCCAAGCACTGAAGCACTAGAGAAATCTCTGCCTGAGGAGCTGTCCACACCCCAGCTAG CATCAGATCTGCCCCCACCCCTAGACTTGCCCCCACCTTTGGAGACTGATGAACTGATGCTGCCACCTCCTCCACCCCCTGACTTTGACCTGGAAGAACCAACCTGGGCTCCTGCTCAGTACTTGGAGAAAG TGGTGACGCTGTACCCTTACACCTGCCAGAAAGACAACGAGCTCTCCTTTGATGTTGGCACCACCATCTGTGTCACCCGACGCTACTCCGATGGCTGGTGTGAGGGTGTCACTTCAGAGGGTTCAGGCTTCTTCCCTGGAAACTACGTGGAACCAAGCTGCTAA
- the ABI3 gene encoding ABI gene family member 3 isoform X1, which produces MTELQQLLEFEIPEGQEALRSNHSSLLRVADYCESNYVQATEKRKALDETMAFTTQALASVAYQINNLAGHLLRMLDLQDSRLRQVEANVRTLDQMVNMHMEKVGRREIGTLAVFQRLPTNQKIISPENLPVMEPYYRKPLNFACLDDVGHGIKDLSTQLSRTGTLSRKSIKAAVAPTSGTLGRIPRVPEPVHLPVILDDKVSAASSLTSTSSTEGICGFPVANVLAMPQAPPLPGSISPSTEALEKSLPEELSTPQLASDLPPPLDLPPPLETDELMLPPPPPPDFDLEEPTWAPAQYLEKVVTLYPYTCQKDNELSFDVGTTICVTRRYSDGWCEGVTSEGSGFFPGNYVEPSC; this is translated from the exons ATGACTGAACTGCAACAGCTCCTGGAGTTTGAAATCCCCGAGGGCCAGGAGGCCCTCCGAAGCAACCACAGCAGCCTCCTCAGAGTTGCTGACTACTGTGAAAGCAACTATGTTCAG GCCACAGAGAAGAGGAAAGCCCTGGATGAAACCATGGCCTTTACCACTCAGGCCCTGGCCAGTGTAGCCTACCAGATCAACAACTTAGCTGGCCATCTGCTGAGAATGCTGGATCTCCAAGATTCGAGGCTGAGGCAGGTGGAGGCCAATGTGCGCACACTGGACCAG ATGGTGAACATGCACATGGAGAAGGTTGGCCGAAGGGAGATCGGAACATTGGCCGTGTTCCAGCGGCTGCCGACAAACCAGAAGATCATCTCCCCAGAGAACCTGCCTGTGATGGAGCCCTACTATAGGAAACCTCTCAACTTTGCTTGCCTGGATGATGTTGGGCATGGGATCAAG gATCTGAGCACTCAACTGTCTAGAACTGGGACACTTTCCCGAAAGAGCATCAAGGCTGCAGTTGCCCCTACCTCAGGAACACTGGG TCGGATCCCCAGAGTCCCTGAACCTGTACACCTCCCAGTCATTCTTGATGACAAAGTCTCTGCAGCCTCCTCTCTAACCTCTACCAG TAGCACTGAAGGCATCTGTGGATTCCCTGTGGCCAATGTGCTAGCAATGCCCCAAGCCCCACCACTCCCTGGCTCCATTTCTCCAAGCACTGAAGCACTAGAGAAATCTCTGCCTGAGGAGCTGTCCACACCCCAGCTAG CATCAGATCTGCCCCCACCCCTAGACTTGCCCCCACCTTTGGAGACTGATGAACTGATGCTGCCACCTCCTCCACCCCCTGACTTTGACCTGGAAGAACCAACCTGGGCTCCTGCTCAGTACTTGGAGAAAG TGGTGACGCTGTACCCTTACACCTGCCAGAAAGACAACGAGCTCTCCTTTGATGTTGGCACCACCATCTGTGTCACCCGACGCTACTCCGATGGCTGGTGTGAGGGTGTCACTTCAGAGGGTTCAGGCTTCTTCCCTGGAAACTACGTGGAACCAAGCTGCTAA
- the GNGT2 gene encoding guanine nucleotide-binding protein G(I)/G(S)/G(O) subunit gamma-T2: MAQDLTEKELLKMQIDQLKKEVKNERAMISKTGKELKDYVEANAGDDPLLKGIPEDKNPFKEKGGCMIS; encoded by the exons ATGGCTCAGGATCTCACTGAGAAGGAGCTGTTAAAAATGCAGATCGATCAACTTAAGAAGGAAGTGAAGAATGAAAGAGCCATG atTTCCAAAACAGGGAAGGAACTTAAGGACTATGTGGAAGCCAACGCTGGAGATGACCCGCTCCTTAAAGGCATCCCTGAGGACAAAAATCCCTTTAAGGAGAAAGGTGGCTGTATGATAAGCTGA